The DNA segment AATATCTGCTGCTAAAGTGACTATTTGTAGCTGATCTTTGCCCAAGTGTTTAGGGAGAAGTGAGGTTtctttcttcagctcttctttgGTGCTTCACTGAAGATCATCTTTTAGTCGTCCCACAATGGGgaaatttgcatttaaaaatgctaaaaatttgcatttaaaaggAGCAGAGATTTGAGGAACTTTGCTGTCTGATAATGGCTCCTGAAGTCCACCCTCGACTGATTATTGATCCGTCTAAAAAGGACTTTAAAGTCCTGAAGGAGTTAAAGACATTTTGTAGAATAATATAAAAAATACGTGTATAGGCCGGTTTACAGTCACCTGTTTATCCCCCAAACTCaagtctttggactgtgggaggacgTGGGAGCTTCAGGAGAGAAGGCGGGCAGAAGTCTGAAAGGCCCCGGGCCCCCAGGGGGACTTGAATCCCTCTAGATGTGAGATGACAGCGTTAAACTGCGCCGCTGTGATGCTAGGCTACATTTACTTTTATCTTTATAGCTTCAACACATTCATCTCTTGAaggacataaaaataaaacctaaaaaaaaccctgagaGCACCTGGAGACAGGAGTGTAGCAGATGTTGTGTCAATGAAGCGGAGCCGCCTTGAATCAGACACATCTACAGTAGATGAGCTGCTCCTGTCAGACCCTTCTGGAATAATGGATTATTATGGATTATTCAGCACGCAGTGAATCCTTTATTACAGCACATGTCTGTCAGATGAAGCTCCAGCTATATTTAAGTCAATTTGAGGCTGATTCTCACCAGGGTTGCCGGTTCAAATCCCAGGATGGGTCATGGGCTGCTGCCATAGCTGGATTAAACACACAGGTCAGATTCCCCATcagtgactggtgtgtgtgtgtgtgtgtgtgtgtttaaagagttctccttctttcttccttccctAAGATCCATAAATCCAAATCAAAGCCATCCCACTGATGAACTTTTCCCTTTGGCTCAGATCTTccgccagcagctgcagattttGAAGCGTCAAAGCGGCGCTCGACCTCCGCGTTCACATCATCGCTTTAAAAGGTCTCTTGCTGAGATCTGGgatccactttctcctccagaTCTGAGCAAAGTCCAGAGGTAACTGAATTTATTCACTGGTCCTTCAGTCCTGGTGCAGGATTTCCCGTCTCCCAGAGCCACCAGGCACCACGCCGGGTCAGGTGAAAGGCCCCGGGCCCCCAGGGGGACTTGAATCCCTCTAGATGTGAGATGACAGAAAAGTCAGGTGACTTTACTGCGGTCGTGGTTCCACAGCTAAGATGAGTGTTTTGATCATATGGTGAATCTATTCAGAATTTAAGCCCACGTGACCTTTAAAGTGACACCACAGCGACATTTGGGGCCTGTTCTGAAGAAACGTTCCGCGTCCCGCAGTGGCAGAACTGTTGAATTCCATCTATTTGATTGTCAATGAGTAAAGAtcataaatctgtttttattttagctcCGCTCTTTGTTCTCCATTGTTCCTTTCAAGAACTTTACGTATCAGATCAGGACTACTTCAgaactgaaaatgaaacaaacttTTCTAATTAAATTTGATTCCACTAATGGTCTTTTCTAAATCCAATTCCAAGAATCCGCAGGGACTTGTCAGGGGCAACTTTCATGAATTTCTGCCTGTTTACTTCTGGAACCCTGCCTGGTTTCTTGTGCGTCACCAAGGGGAACACGAGCACTTGAACTGCATTTCTTTATCCTTGGGGGTTTCAGCAGAGGCGACATGGCGCTTCACTTCACATCGACTTCACCTGCCGGCTCCTGGAATCGTGCAGAGATCTAACGTGGCATCAGGATGACCACTGCTGCCTCCTAATACGTCCATCTTCCAGTCAAGTGTAACGCAGAGGTAAAGTTGCCTGATCTGCCCCGCTTCAGGGCAAAACTTTACCTGTTCACAGTTTcttttcatgtaaaaaaaaaaaagtttgatccAAGAACCCCCATTTTATATTTCTTATATTTTTGATTATATAATATGTTTTTAAGAAGAAGTAGTTCTGATCCCTGATTGCCACCCAGGCCTAATGGGCATTAAACTACCCACAAGTAAAAGGATAAATTTCACCAGCTGGGGAAGAAAACAACCAATGCATTCAATCATGGAGGTTTTCTTTATGTAAATTTACAATTATATACTTTTAAAAGATTCCTAAATAATACATTTAGAGTAAATGTCACTATTTAGTGCGGCCTATGGTTGTGTGGGTGGGTTTTTGCTACTGTTGTAAGTTCACATGGATCCCTCATCAAATACAACTTCTGTGGACAATATGAGCTTTGTCTTCCTGGACAAGTTGTGTCCTTGAATGTCTcacgaggggggaaaaaaaccgtCAAGACAAGATTATCACGATTATCTTTGCATCTATCGCCAGATGAACGGCGGCAGCCGTCGGGAGGAGCGCGGGAACACGGATTCTTGGAGAAAAAGCACGACTTCTCCAACCTCTTCCCTTCCGAGAGACACAGACGCAGAACTGAGCGGGACTTTGAAGAGGCTGCGTGATGGTGCGTTGAAACCGTCGGGAAATCAGGGCGAAGTGCGTGCGTGAGACCTGGTTAGCAGGTGTTGCTTTTCACGCGTTTGCCCACGTTTAACTACCGAGTAGAATAAAGGTATCGGTGGTTTGgacggagagaaagagaaaagaggctCCTCCAGCACGACGCGGGCACGCTGGTTATTTGGTGAGCAGGCAGCCGTGACTGACTTGCTTTGCATCAATCGGATCTAGTGAAAGAGATCGTCAACCAATAGGAAGCGGAGTGTTTCCAGGGGAGGCCCCTAAAGGCGATGCCAAACCCTGAGAAAACTCCCTGAGCCGGGGAAGAGCGccgacaggcaggcagcagcCGCGCCGTGGAGCTCCTGTGGCCACCCTGTGGCAGCCTGCTGCGGACTACAGAGCCAGAACGCCCGGTAAGGATGCGCGCAACGCCGCTTCATCACTGCTCTCTGCGTAAAAACGCTGCGCTTTGCGCGCTGAACGAACAACTTTTCAGCGGCGCGATTGTCAGCTCGCTGAGATGATAAAGCGTGacctcttttcttctgctgaaGGTTTACCGGACTGGAAACTTTGCAAATGGGTGGATTTCAGGACCAGCAAGTCCCTCTGTGTAACTCCAGAGTGAGTGAACAACGTTAGCAAAGCGCTGTAAACCACCGTCCGTCCGGTTCACAGAGCAGATTCATTCACTTCTAGTTGTCATGTTGCTTCTGCTGATGACCACACGGACACTCGACCCACTGACCATTCACACCATTTAAGCCTCAAACCTTATGTCAGTTGATTTTATTTAtgagaacacaaacaaaacaaaacaacaacaaaataacagCCAACAGCAGAATCATTTCGTTACTTTCAgtgtttctcttcttttgtgttttagaACCTACAGATAAGCTGCAGGAGGCCAGCAGATGAGAGCAAAAGAAAATTAACCAAGTCAGGACTGGCTCTGGACACTGAAGGTAGTTTCCAAACACTTTTATTTCACACATCCCGAACATTGACATTGAAACTGACTAATTCTGCAGCCCTCTCCTGAGGGTGGCTATCACCCCCCCTCACCttaacccctcaccctaactactaaccctaaccactaaccctgactctagctgattctgtgtgtgtgtgtgttgttctctcCTGACTCCAGATCTGTTCCAGGACCTGAGACAACTTCAGGAAACTTGGCTGGCAGCAGGTGAGTGTTAAAAGGAAGACTGTTTAGAAGTGaaggtgtgtgcgcgtgcgtgtgtgtgtgtgtgcgaggtTAGGTGGCAGCGCTGCCTGGAGTTACTTGCCTGGCGTTGCAGTCCAATTAAAAGCCTCTGTTAAGAGACACCTTGTGTGTCATGCATACATTAGAGGTTGTGAGTGAGCGAGGGGGCTCGAAGGAGACCAAGGAGGCTCCACAAAGAGTGTCATCACAAATTACCAGGAGGAACCTCGGTGACGCTCACTGTCTCTTCTGCTTTTGGCAGCAGCTAACAGGCTGCATGCCAAGTGCAACCAgagctctgctctctctctttctttgcctCCTCTCGGCACACTTCTCCTCTCCAGCTACACCACCATCGTCTGCTTCAGCCTCACTTCTTGGAgacaacaaaaagaaataatggaTCTAGCAGCTTTTTAATTGGGAAAATTCGGTATTTAAGAATTTCTCCAAGCGAAAACCTTTTTCTGTAGCCTATattactgtttttttaaatcagttttttCCTGTAATGGCAAGAGATGCTGTTTGTGGTCTAACTGAGACGTGATGCTTCAGGAGTTAAGCGCCAGTGTCCTCTTTCCACCGTGTCTGCAGCACAGAAGTTTTGGTTAGTGGTAAatctcttcatttcctctctccACCAATGCATGCTCCTCTTTCTTATTTCCTTTATAACAACAACTTTACACTCTTAAAGTGTTAGTTTGAAAATTGCTGAAAGTGGATTTAACTGAAAAatcaagaattaaaaaaaagagatcatCTTTAAATCCACACAAATGTATTGCTATTATTAAATTATCAGATAAAAATACAAGTCTAAAAGGCCTCGAGAATAAATATTTACGCCCGTTGAGTTCAGAAAATAGTTTATGGTTTTAGTAAAGATAAAGgaaatttattatttttatattttatattatttgggtttgtttttagcaTCGACCAAGAAAAATATGTAAACGCTGTATGTATACTTACAGGGTGAATTTATTCAAATTCatatttaaagggaaaaaaaaccttttttataGAACCACTCATCTCAAGTATGAATGTGAATGAAACCTTAATTTTTAAAAGTTACTGTTGGATAAATTTTACCTTATTTTCTGTcatgtgtatgaaaatatttaacattcccaaattaaccaaaaaaaaaaagaatcgaTCCCAGCTGTGTTTGGAGTGTAAAAATCAAAGTTCTACATTTAGTACAAACTGTTTCCGTCAGTTAATGAAGGCGTTTTGCTGCTCTGGCTGGTGTGAGAGGTCCGACTGTCTCTCTTTTATATGTGAAAACGTCGCCGAGTGACAATAAAGAATCACGTCCAATTAAAAGTGTCGCCTTCGCTGAGCCGACGCTGCAAATGTTCGCAGCTGCTTCGTTTCAGGGGCGTCGGTGGAAATAAGAAActattttaatatttgaaggATCCGAGGTGTCAGGAAGCGACGGCGGGTTTTAGTCTTAAAGGTGTCGTACCCGCGATGACCTCGGTCCTGAAATCAACGACTTCCTGTCGGTCGGGACTAGAAGGAAAACCTGCTCCTTCCCCACGTTTACCGAAAGGAGACGAAAGAATTAAAAGTGAGTTTCCAACAGCTGAGCTGACGGGCGCCTCACACTGCAATTGTGCCACAttcaaaatgtgtgtttccGCGCCGGCACGTTCAGGCGGCCTTTCCCAGTTCTGGAATGGTGGCACTTTTCCAACTGCTGGGAATTTGCTGCACAGATCAGCTGGTTTGAGAGCGCCGAGCGGGCGGGCGGCGGCCCACCCATCCAGGAGACGAGGCGCTTGTGTTTCACTAATCCCTAAAAGCTGCAGATCAGCGAGCGCCTTCCTCTTACTTGTTTCAATGTAAAGATGCAAAAAACCCCAAGCAGAAAGAAACAGGAGTAAATTACTACTAAACGTATATATAAAAcagtaataacagcagtaataacCATTATTATGATGGCAGCCGGGCTGATGCTGCGCGTGTTCCATGTCTTTGTTTGCTCTTCACTTCTCTTGACATCATTAGAAAATGTGTTCTTTATTTACACTTTTCAATTCACACCTCTGGAAAAAAAGGATCCCCGATCACCCAGAAGGACAGAAATGGAAAAGTTGTGATGTTTAAAACAGCTTTAAGACTTGTCAAGACATATAACACACCCTGTGATAATGAAGATCCACCCATTGTGTGAAGAAATAGACGTGTTAATAACACATCTCCAGGTTTTAGGAGTCAAATTtgagggacaaaaaaaaaggaaaagcccAAAACCTGCGCAGGTGTTAATCTGTGCAGGACCACAAGGTTGAGCGGAGGGAAGGAGTCCTTATTTTAGCCCGGATGATTGAAAATGCAGCTGAGGCGGAAGCTTCAAACTCAGCAGGTAGATGTGGACGGACTTAATGGAGGCAGTCAATTAgatactgggaacactgggcATGTGGTGCTGCTGAGGAGGGAGCGGAGCGGCTGCAGGGCGGCCGCGGAGCGGCTGCGGAGCGCTCGCCTCGCTCAGGAAGTCACTATTGATGCTCCGCTCCTGCAGCCGGAGTTTGTTGTTATTACAGCTCAAGTTAGTCTGTAATTAACGTGGAAAATGTTGACGGCGGCCGTCAGTTGGTGAAGCGGATGAAACGGCGCATGATTGGTTGTCATTTCGCTTGTTgtcgcgcgcgcgtgcacgttgGCGTTCACGTGGGAAGGCTAAATTACAGGGCAGGATTTTAGGTAAgaccatttaaaaaatgaaagttCTACAGCAAAATCCAGCACTAGTGCACCTTTAGAAGATGAAAATAAGCAAATTTGAAGACTTTTTTTCACAAAATCCTCATTCCCTttttttatgaataaatatgctcctgatttccttttttttattttgcagtaGCGCCCTTCTAGCCCGCTGCGTCCCACCCCAGATCCAGATCCGATCAGAAATCGCTCACGTtccacctttttcttctttgcttgTCGTTCAGCTCAAGTTCCCGACAATGATGAGCAGTTTGTTCCAGACTTCCAGACTGAAAACTGTGAGTAAGAGACTCCTCATTGCCTCTTTtccctgtgcgtgtgtgcgtgtggtggtGAGCGCGTGGCTGCCTGGCGCCTTTTACACGCTTCCGTGTGCTTTCCCGGGGCGTCTTGGTGCAGCCGGCGTCGCGGCTCTGGGGGAACCCCACCATGGGCAGTCCGGGTCTGTGTGCGCCCCAGTTTATTGGCATTTGTGGCTCGAACTGGTGTCCCGTGTCTCCGTCACCATGAGTGAATGAATGCAGGCCTGGAAGAGGCAGAAAGACCCATACCGCTCCTCCCCGATGCCTTGAAACCGAAAACCTCACCGGGTAAATCTGGTTCCAGAATCCTGAATGTGAACGCAAACACCTCTGATTGGACGCGTCCACAGATCGTCCCACTGAATTAAACTACAAGGCCTATAGATGTGAAGAGTGTTTGGGAgggacagaggtcagagagacTGTCCCCTCGTCCTTCAGAGGGAGCGAGGGTGGGTGGCCGCGGTGAAAGGAGACTGCTGACCATCTGAATTGTCCTGTTggcaaagctgcagcagactgGGGAGCTATTAACAGATGGTGGGAGGGTGAGGACACTGTGGATGGGCACTCAAACAGGCTTCCCAGGCGGCAGCGCTCCCATATGGGTTTCAGGAACTCATGATGGGGGATGGACGAGAGGGACAAATGGAAATAGATACAGATAAACGTTAAAGGATGCGCTGGGATAGGTGATGTCCTCAGCGTAGCATTTCCTGCGTATTATCaccaaataaacaacaacagcgtcatattccttccttccttggaGTTTATTACACAGCCGACTGTTTGAGCATCGCCTTCATCTAACACCTGCAGCCTTTAGTCTTCGTAGATTTAATGACACGTTTAATAAGACATTGACCAACACACATGTATTGGAATATTTCTGTAGGttttcacaataaaaataaaagcagatacTCATCCTGctatattttattcatttttatatttaatatgtcattgattatttttttccagtccaaaatattaaatgtaatttaCTTTATTACATGGCAACATTAAGATTTAAATTTTTTGTCTGCACATCATCCGTATGGAACTGAACATAAAGCTGATTAAATGTGACCCGATCCATGATTGATCTCCATTATAATAGcgttgttagcattagctggaTCAAGGAGATGCAAATCAGATGTGCTAATATAAAACCTGCATGGAGTAAAATAATTGTAAAGTCTTTTTAGTGTGATATGTTCTAAATGTGTTGCTTTCCATGTCTAATTTGAGATGTATCACCTCCTGTAGCATTGTGCCTTAACGTCAGCTTCACACGCTCCAGCCGGGCTGCACGCGGGCGCCGCCTGAGCAGTTGCTGAGCTCCAGTCGCCGAGTGTCCTCGGGCCgctggaggagacggaggattttctttgtcttctccaACACAgatgattagcattagcataactTAGCAGAGAACGGAGCCGAGAATGTGTAAAATAACCACACCTTAGCAAGAAAGCAGAGGCGTCGCTAGTTAGCAGCAAAACAGGCAAACGACAAGAAAAGACTTGTTGTGAGGGTGTAACCCAAACACCAGAGCAGGCTCGATGCCACTGGACCGGTGAATTGATCCCCTATTGATTAATCAGTGTGGAGATAATAACCGTCCGGCAGTGATGGCCGTGGCATTCTGGACTAGAATAAGTCTCTATTGTAGTCGGAGCCAATAACCTGGATATTGATTAGTGTACCACGGCGCCCCGCTGACTAATCTATTGTGACCTTTCCATTTCTAATTGTGGACCCTCCGCTGCATCACATGCCATGCTACTCTTGATAGCTCGCTTATGGTGATTACTGACGGTTCCGTGTAGTTAAAGGGAATGAAGGTGACGCGCCGTGTCGCTAATTTGACTGTAGTTGTGTAACAACAAGTCACCTGAAGTGCCGAAGGAACCCCGTAAACTAGCAGTTTGCATCCACCATTTACACCTGCCTGCAGACAACAGTGGCAGAGCCCCTGCAGAGAGAGCCGTGCTGAGGTGCGTTTACGCCGCACAGCCTCACCAAGAGCGTCCGCGTCTCGCTAAACGACACGTCAACAGGTAGTCGCGGTGGGTCGGGAATTGAACCAACAACAGTCGCAGCACAGGGCGCGTGAAGGAGGGAGAAATTTGGAACACCGGCTGTTGCAGGtagtggaggacagagagttGTGGACTTGTTGGATCCATTGGAAAGGCTGGTTTATTCGATGTTATTCTATATAATATCCACGTGAGGCTAATCTCAGCGGTGAAAATCTGGATTATTTGGCTCATTAGCACACCTCTGCCAGTGTCATCAAAGGTCTCCCCTCAGGAAGTGTCTCTTTGACCTTCGATCGATGACCTGGAAAGGTCAGGACTCAGCGAGGGCCGCCATCAACCTCTGAGTGTTCTCCTGCTGGGATCACGTGACCCGTCCCCCCAAGGAGCTCTGCCGTGCATCAGATGAGGTGTCTGCCGATCTGCCTCTCTGTCGGCCCCGAGACTCCCCAAAACGTCCTCACATCCCAGCGTCCTGACACAAGCCCAAGAGAAAACAGTCccgggtggaggagggaggagggatttGTGCTCCCAGGACGTGATTCAGAACCGGACGTCCTTGACTGGGACTCCGAGTGCAGCTGTTGAGAGACAGCAAACCCGAGTTCGACTGTATTTATTCAGTGGCACAGCCAATTGGATTAGTGTTGATCATGACTTGAGCTGATGAGACGTTAATCAGGACTGATCTGCCACTTAACAACCTCTGATGATCCAGGCTCACTCGGGGGGCCGTGGAGAGAGGATCCCTCCTTCAGATCAATGAGCTCTTCTCATCTGGAACATATTCACAGCCAGCTGAAAGCGCAGGCTGCCTTCATTCAGCCGGTATTGTTGCGCTTCTGTCACCTGTCAGGCAAAAAGGAGCTTGAGAGGAATTTTTGTAGTCCTTAAAATGTGATTTGCCATCATTAGATGAGCCTGCTTCGCTATTACAGTGGTAATTACAGCAGGGCGACGAATGCATCTGGACTCCTGAGTGTCGGCGCCGCTCCTTTGCCTGAGTCTGACctcttcttttgtttcctggGTTCTAGTGGCTTTCCATGGACTGCAGCTGAAGATCAAGAGAGAGCTGCACAGCCCGTGTTCGGAGCTGAGCTCCAACTGTTTCCAGGAACAACAGTTTAAGCTCCAGTATGGAGGAAAGTGTCCGTACAGTTTCAGGtgggcagcagcaccagccgAGACCTCCCTCGCTGGGTTTGTTGTTACATGTGCTGCTTTGTGCTCCTCAGTGTGTATGAGCAGAAGCCGCCTGCAGTAATGAAGGTCTCCAGCCCAGTGACGCCCCCCTGCAGCACCCccgtctcccccctccaccatccctcgCCCACAGCAGCCCCGACGCCAAAACCAGACAGGACGTACGCCCAGATCCCGTCCTCACTCCCGCTCCCCGACAATGCTTACGACATGGACCACAGGTAGTCGCGCTCTGTCGGAACGGGAAGACAAAAAGAACCTTGTGACACATTAAGATCACGTTGTTTGATCATCAGAATGTGTTATTGATAGATCCACTCAGTGGAGACTGTTTTTATATGGTTGTGGTGTCATTTAATGATCCAGGAAGTAAGTGCAATATTTTAAAtggtctgttgtgtgtgtgtgtgtgtgtgtgtgtgtgtgtgtgtgtgtgtgtgtgtgtgtgttgaccctTCTGCCTTGGTTTCCTCAGATTTCGACGTCAGCTGTCTGAACCCTGCAACTCCTTCCCCTCCCCATCCATGATCGCCAGAGACGGACGGCCCGTCTACCACCGGCAGCTGTCAGAGCCCAACATCCCGTTCCCTCCTCAGGGCTTCAAGCAGGAGTATCCCGACCCGCTGTTCGAGCACCCGGCCATGATGGGGACGCCGGTGTCCAGCAGCTACCCAGCCTCCATCATGATTAAGCAGGAGCCCAGAGACTTCACGTATGACccgggtgagggaggagaactGTCTTGATGATTAAATAACTATTGGGCACACAGACatgggaggaagtggaaggggggggggggggggggggtgttgattGAGTTTGCTGCTAATAGTGGAGAGGATCTGGTTCAGCAGGTCACCGTTTCCAGTAgcgttgttaaaaaaaatgtcctcCCATGTTTGTGTCCTGgatttatgaataaatatgaTCCAAAGACATCAACCTGTGGCGTTTGATGCAGGAAGGAGCAGCTTTCCGTCAAATCGGTGATGGAGGGTGTTAGCATACGTGCTGACTGCTAACTGACCTCTAACGTACAGAATTCCTCTTTGATCCTATGGAACCAGCATGGTGCCGGGTTGGGGTCAGGAGTGGCCTCGAATTTAGGAGACCAGAAGGAAACATAATGACTCTTCTCACCTATAAGGCTGCTAAGACTTTGGCCCAATTGTAAATGTCATTTGAGCAGCAGCGATTTTGCTTTATTGACATCATAAATACCCGTCGTCATCAGGATGCAAATGCCAGAGAGCTTTTGAAGATCGTCCGCTCACAATTAAAGCCAATTACCAGCCTGCTGCCTGTTCAGCTGCCATTTAAAAAGCCAAACTAGCACCAAATTGTTTTGGTAATTTGGTTCTCGAGTTCAGGTTTTTAAAAGTCACGAAAACGCGTCTGCTAGAAAATGATGGATCCATCAAGACAATTCTGAGTTTCTGCTTGAGAAAAAAGAATCCCGCCCCGTCCCCCCGTGTCCACTGTCCACGGCTGCGTCCTCCTGTGATGGAGAACGTATTAGCAGCCCCACAGAACCATACTGGAAATGATGGGTGGGGAGAGGCTAATGTCATTAGCAGCAATCTGATCTTCCAGCTCATCACTCAGATGAAGTTCAGAGAATGTTTGTGAGGCTAAATTAAGGGGCCCTGATTGAACATTCACTTTACAATCTTTTACAGCGTATTTCAATCTCACTGGGCTGTAGGAGAGGCTCTAAACACAGTCAACGGAATCATCGGCTAAACACAGAATGTTTAAATCTCCATATCATCCCCTTATATTTGGGATCTTTTACTTTTCTCTGTGATGAACAGCAGCTTCCAGCCCTAAATGTTAAAGTCTGTCGCTGCTTCAGTGGCTGAGGAATCAGTTTCTTTCAGTTTTCCCAGAAATTCCCCCTGATGGTTCCTCTCTTTTAGAGGGCAGGTACTGCTGCTAGACCTGAATTCCAGGGTTTAAACTCGGGGTTAAAACCGCCAACTGAAGGTTTGTTTGGAGCCTGTTTCCCAGGTGCGGCCTGTTGTTCGGTGGTAGATGCACAgttgggcagcagcagcacagtcgGCCTGCCCCAGGATGGTCTCCATGGCGACACTGGAgggcttcctcctccaccaaaaCAGCAGGCCGTCGAGCAAACAGGCTCTCGCTGCCCTCAGAACCCATCTGAGGCCTTTTTTCCTGTCTGTCCCTCAGCAGAAGTCCCGAGCTGCCACTCCGTCTACCTGCGCCAGGACGGATATCTGGCTCACGCTAACAGGACTGAAGGTACCGAGGGCCCGCGCGACCCACTGCTGCTCGCCCTGAATGGCTGTTGAATGTTAGCTTGCTGCTCCTCTTTCACAGGTTGCATGTTTGACAAAGTGGTGAGACACTTCTACGACGACACCTGCGTGGTGCCTGAAAAAGGTGAAGGTCAGttttcccagaattcccagCCAGGCGAATGAGCTCACGGTGGTTTAACTGGCCGCACTGGTTCTGTCTGCTGCAGGCGACATAAAGCACGAGTCGGGCCTGTACCGCGAGGGCCCGTCGTACCAGCGCCGGGGCTCGCTGCAGCTCTGGCAGTTCCTGGTGGCTCTGCTGGACGACCCCTCCAACTCCCACTTCATCGCGTGGACGGGCCGAGGGATGGAGTTCAAGCTCATCGAGCCGGAAGAAGTGAGGAAAAGACACActgattgttttttcctcatTGATAGGCTTCAATTTTTATTTACACACATGAGGATTTGGGCCATTTAAGGGAATGTTCCAGTCGGAGGAACTTTAAATTCCTTAAATTCTTACTCTTTAATTCATTATTCAATTAGTAAAAGTGAACAACCCATATCAGTGTATTCATTGGAGGTCCTAGATATTAGGTTTAGTTTCCTAAAATCTAATCTGAACCCAGCGCCCATTTCTAAGAAgattggggattttttttccctttcttctaCTTTTAATCCTCTTTCGATGTGACAAAAGGGGACGTGTTGACTCGGGGCAGCAAAAGTGTCAGAGTCCATAATCTGAAGTGGAATAAATAatgtgtcctcctgcagacgtgCTCAAGGTCAGCTCCTTTGTTCTTCCCCggctgaatatttcatcagaCCTCAGCCTAAAACTGGAGCCACGTCTAGGGTTGTGCCTCCTCAAAGTGGAACAGAGGCTGAacagggagggggtggggggtaactGG comes from the Takifugu rubripes chromosome 7, fTakRub1.2, whole genome shotgun sequence genome and includes:
- the etv1 gene encoding ETS translocation variant 1 isoform X7: MLQELSASVLFPPCLQHRSFAQVPDNDEQFVPDFQTENLAFHGLQLKIKRELHSPCSELSSNCFQEQQFKLQYGGKCPYSFSVYEQKPPAVMKVSSPVTPPCSTPVSPLHHPSPTAAPTPKPDRTYAQIPSSLPLPDNAYDMDHRFRRQLSEPCNSFPSPSMIARDGRPVYHRQLSEPNIPFPPQGFKQEYPDPLFEHPAMMGTPVSSSYPASIMIKQEPRDFTYDPEVPSCHSVYLRQDGYLAHANRTEGCMFDKVVRHFYDDTCVVPEKGEGDIKHESGLYREGPSYQRRGSLQLWQFLVALLDDPSNSHFIAWTGRGMEFKLIEPEEVARRWGIQKNRPAMNYDKLSRSLRYYYEKGIMQKVAGERYVYKFVCDPEALFSMAFPDNQRPVLKTDMERHVNEEDTVPLSHFDENITYVQEGPYCQPHPYSEGYVY
- the etv1 gene encoding ETS translocation variant 1 isoform X9, with the protein product MLQELSASVLFPPCLQHRSFVAFHGLQLKIKRELHSPCSELSSNCFQEQQFKLQYGGKCPYSFSVYEQKPPAVMKVSSPVTPPCSTPVSPLHHPSPTAAPTPKPDRTYAQIPSSLPLPDNAYDMDHRFRRQLSEPCNSFPSPSMIARDGRPVYHRQLSEPNIPFPPQGFKQEYPDPLFEHPAMMGTPVSSSYPASIMIKQEPRDFTYDPEVPSCHSVYLRQDGYLAHANRTEGCMFDKVVRHFYDDTCVVPEKGEGDIKHESGLYREGPSYQRRGSLQLWQFLVALLDDPSNSHFIAWTGRGMEFKLIEPEEVARRWGIQKNRPAMNYDKLSRSLRYYYEKGIMQKVAGERYVYKFVCDPEALFSMAFPDNQRPVLKTDMERHVNEEDTVPLSHFDENITYVQEGPYCQPHPYSEGYVY
- the etv1 gene encoding ETS translocation variant 1 isoform X6, which encodes MLQELSASVLFPPCLQHRSFAQVPDNDEQFVPDFQTENLAFHGLQLKIKRELHSPCSELSSNCFQEQQFKLQYGGKCPYSFSVYEQKPPAVMKVSSPVTPPCSTPVSPLHHPSPTAAPTPKPDRTYAQIPSSLPLPDNAYDMDHRFRRQLSEPCNSFPSPSMIARDGRPVYHRQLSEPNIPFPPQGFKQEYPDPLFEHPAMMGTPVSSSYPASIMIKQEPRDFTYDPAEVPSCHSVYLRQDGYLAHANRTEGCMFDKVVRHFYDDTCVVPEKGEGDIKHESGLYREGPSYQRRGSLQLWQFLVALLDDPSNSHFIAWTGRGMEFKLIEPEEVARRWGIQKNRPAMNYDKLSRSLRYYYEKGIMQKVAGERYVYKFVCDPEALFSMAFPDNQRPVLKTDMERHVNEEDTVPLSHFDENITYVQEGPYCQPHPYSEGYVY
- the etv1 gene encoding ETS translocation variant 1 isoform X8 yields the protein MLQELSASVLFPPCLQHRSFVAFHGLQLKIKRELHSPCSELSSNCFQEQQFKLQYGGKCPYSFSVYEQKPPAVMKVSSPVTPPCSTPVSPLHHPSPTAAPTPKPDRTYAQIPSSLPLPDNAYDMDHRFRRQLSEPCNSFPSPSMIARDGRPVYHRQLSEPNIPFPPQGFKQEYPDPLFEHPAMMGTPVSSSYPASIMIKQEPRDFTYDPAEVPSCHSVYLRQDGYLAHANRTEGCMFDKVVRHFYDDTCVVPEKGEGDIKHESGLYREGPSYQRRGSLQLWQFLVALLDDPSNSHFIAWTGRGMEFKLIEPEEVARRWGIQKNRPAMNYDKLSRSLRYYYEKGIMQKVAGERYVYKFVCDPEALFSMAFPDNQRPVLKTDMERHVNEEDTVPLSHFDENITYVQEGPYCQPHPYSEGYVY